In a genomic window of Hyphomonas sp.:
- a CDS encoding PaaI family thioesterase, translating to MTKMTAEEANTFLRGAFATRDNRTEVTLMEDGRAVMRLVADETNLRPGGYISGPTQMSLVDSAAYMAVMTKTGHEPMTVTSNLSINFLRPCIGDVVVADARILKIGQALAVMEVDVRIEGADKPSSHAVVTYAIPREPSGMA from the coding sequence ATGACCAAGATGACGGCTGAGGAAGCCAATACATTCCTGCGCGGCGCATTTGCGACGAGAGACAATCGAACGGAAGTCACGCTGATGGAAGATGGCCGCGCGGTCATGCGCCTGGTCGCCGATGAAACGAATTTGCGCCCGGGCGGATACATTTCGGGACCGACGCAGATGTCGCTGGTCGACTCCGCGGCCTATATGGCCGTGATGACGAAGACAGGGCATGAGCCCATGACAGTGACCAGCAATCTCAGCATCAACTTCCTGCGACCTTGTATCGGGGATGTGGTCGTCGCGGATGCGCGTATATTGAAGATCGGTCAGGCTCTGGCCGTCATGGAAGTGGATGTACGGATCGAAGGCGCGGACAAGCCGTCAAGTCATGCGGTGGTGACCTATGCGATCCCGAGAGAACCGAGTGGAATGGCATGA
- a CDS encoding DUF423 domain-containing protein — MNALGLIAGLLGFAAVALGAFGAHGLEGVLTAEGTEWWHTATLYALPHSVAALAIALHGNTGLLRKAGWAFAIGTIIFAGTLYAMALGAPRWFGAITPIGGVSLLVGWALCAVGARRT, encoded by the coding sequence ATGAATGCATTGGGACTGATCGCCGGCCTTCTGGGCTTTGCCGCTGTGGCGCTGGGCGCCTTTGGGGCGCATGGCCTGGAAGGTGTGCTGACGGCAGAAGGCACTGAATGGTGGCACACGGCAACGCTCTATGCCTTGCCGCATTCTGTCGCCGCGCTGGCCATTGCCCTGCACGGTAATACCGGCCTGCTCCGCAAGGCGGGCTGGGCGTTCGCGATTGGAACGATCATCTTTGCCGGAACGCTTTATGCGATGGCGCTGGGCGCGCCGCGCTGGTTCGGGGCGATCACGCCGATTGGCGGCGTTTCACTTCTGGTTGGGTGGGCCCTGTGCGCAGTGGGCGCGCGACGGACCTAG
- the pip gene encoding prolyl aminopeptidase, which produces MNRRPNRRILYPRLESRRSGRLRVTDIHEIYWEESGNPAGIPVIAVHGGPGGGSSPEMRRFFDPGKYRIILFDQRGCGRSTPHSELRENTTWDLIDDMEAIRDMLGIDRWLVFGGSWGSTLSLAYGVTHPERTLGLVLRGIFLVSKAEIQWFYQAGASRLFPDAYDRYIKPIPEDERDDLLMAFHRRLTGDDKQARVEAARAWSRWEGETLSIKGPTTTPARFNEDDFVDAFARIECHYFVNRGFFAHDAWLLEEAATKLTNVRGVIVHGRYDVVTPLSTAWALSKAWPRADLHIIPDAGHSSMEPGIVDKLIQATDDFATIYSDLISS; this is translated from the coding sequence ATGAACAGACGCCCAAACCGCCGCATTTTGTACCCGAGACTGGAATCCAGGCGCTCTGGACGCCTGCGAGTCACCGATATTCACGAGATTTACTGGGAAGAATCGGGGAATCCGGCCGGAATCCCGGTCATTGCCGTCCATGGAGGCCCGGGAGGCGGCTCCAGCCCGGAAATGAGGCGTTTCTTCGACCCGGGCAAATATCGCATCATCCTGTTTGACCAGCGGGGATGCGGACGCTCGACGCCGCATTCGGAATTGCGCGAAAACACGACCTGGGACCTGATCGACGACATGGAAGCGATCCGGGACATGCTGGGGATTGACCGATGGCTTGTCTTTGGCGGCTCCTGGGGGTCTACCCTGTCCCTGGCCTATGGCGTGACCCATCCGGAACGTACGCTGGGCCTGGTCCTGCGCGGCATCTTTCTCGTCTCGAAGGCCGAAATCCAGTGGTTCTACCAGGCCGGCGCCAGCCGCCTGTTCCCGGATGCCTATGACCGTTACATCAAGCCGATTCCGGAGGACGAGCGCGACGACCTGCTGATGGCCTTCCATCGCCGACTGACCGGTGATGACAAGCAAGCCCGCGTCGAGGCCGCCCGCGCCTGGTCTCGCTGGGAAGGCGAGACACTGTCGATCAAGGGGCCCACGACGACCCCTGCCCGCTTCAACGAAGACGATTTCGTGGATGCCTTTGCGCGCATCGAGTGCCACTATTTCGTCAATCGCGGCTTCTTTGCGCATGATGCATGGTTGCTGGAAGAGGCCGCCACCAAGCTGACCAATGTGCGTGGCGTGATCGTGCACGGGCGATATGATGTGGTCACCCCGCTTTCGACCGCCTGGGCGCTATCCAAGGCGTGGCCACGGGCGGACCTGCACATCATTCCGGATGCGGGTCATTCCTCGATGGAGCCGGGCATTGTCGACAAACTCATTCAGGCAACAGATGATTTTGCCACCATCTATTCCGACCTGATCTCCAGCTAG
- a CDS encoding sodium-dependent transporter: MAGEIGRKTDHWGSRFGFIMAAVGSSVGLGNFWRFPFTAGENGGGAFILIYLVCVLFLGLTVLMAEYAVGRKSGMSAIEGIHSLARAESKSENWQVVGWIGTLGSFFILTFYIVISAWVLAFIPQAFDGTFAGFADEAARLSVETGETVTLADVSSGNFVETISNKYMIGTLLAAFIALNTFIVARGVKGGIEKAATFLMPAFFILLIGIVGFALVEGDAGAAASFLLTPDFSKVTMATFLEAVGQAFFSLSVGSCLMVTYGAYLSRDTNIPRSSAIVASADTMVALIAGFAIFPIVFAFGADPAGGPGLFFVSMPIAFSQMGALGIWVGGAFFLLALFAAFTSSISLMEVGVAWLEEREGVTRPGAAMGIGFVLFMIGMGYVYSTDFIDFADIITGNIMLPLCALLLAVFAGWILSREMLTTELGEGTIMNLWRFMCRWVVPPALAFILVLGTLTKLGVI; the protein is encoded by the coding sequence ATGGCAGGAGAAATTGGCCGAAAGACGGACCATTGGGGGTCGCGCTTCGGTTTTATCATGGCGGCCGTTGGCTCGTCCGTCGGACTCGGCAATTTCTGGCGTTTCCCGTTCACGGCCGGAGAGAATGGCGGCGGCGCCTTCATCCTGATCTATCTTGTCTGTGTCCTGTTCCTCGGTCTCACCGTTCTGATGGCAGAATACGCCGTCGGGCGGAAGTCGGGCATGTCGGCCATCGAGGGGATCCACTCGCTGGCCCGGGCCGAGAGCAAGAGCGAGAACTGGCAGGTCGTAGGCTGGATCGGAACGCTCGGCTCCTTCTTCATCCTGACCTTCTACATCGTGATTTCCGCCTGGGTCCTGGCATTTATTCCGCAGGCCTTTGACGGAACCTTTGCCGGCTTCGCGGACGAGGCTGCGCGCCTGTCTGTTGAAACCGGCGAGACCGTTACCCTCGCAGACGTGTCTTCCGGCAACTTTGTCGAAACGATCAGCAACAAATACATGATCGGCACATTGCTTGCGGCCTTTATCGCGCTGAACACATTCATTGTGGCGCGAGGTGTGAAGGGCGGCATCGAAAAGGCGGCAACCTTCCTGATGCCGGCCTTCTTCATCCTGCTCATCGGCATTGTCGGCTTCGCCCTTGTGGAAGGGGATGCCGGCGCGGCTGCCAGCTTCCTGCTGACCCCGGACTTCAGCAAGGTCACCATGGCGACCTTCCTGGAAGCCGTCGGGCAAGCCTTCTTCTCTCTGTCTGTCGGCTCCTGCCTGATGGTGACCTATGGCGCCTATCTCAGCCGCGACACGAACATTCCGCGCTCATCTGCCATCGTGGCCAGCGCCGATACTATGGTGGCGCTGATTGCGGGCTTTGCCATCTTCCCGATCGTGTTTGCATTCGGCGCCGATCCGGCCGGTGGTCCCGGCCTGTTCTTCGTTTCAATGCCGATTGCGTTCAGCCAGATGGGCGCCCTCGGCATCTGGGTTGGCGGAGCCTTCTTCCTTCTGGCCCTGTTCGCAGCCTTCACCTCCTCGATCTCCCTGATGGAGGTTGGTGTGGCCTGGCTGGAAGAGCGTGAAGGCGTGACGCGTCCCGGCGCCGCCATGGGAATCGGGTTCGTCCTGTTCATGATCGGTATGGGCTATGTCTATTCCACCGATTTCATCGATTTCGCAGACATCATCACCGGCAACATCATGCTGCCGCTCTGCGCCCTGCTGCTCGCTGTGTTCGCAGGCTGGATTCTCAGTCGCGAAATGCTGACCACGGAACTGGGCGAGGGGACAATCATGAACCTCTGGCGGTTCATGTGCCGCTGGGTGGTGCCGCCGGCCCTGGCCTTCATCCTGGTGCTCGGCACCTTGACCAAGCTTGGCGTCATCTAG
- the rodA gene encoding rod shape-determining protein RodA, which produces MSREGFTGFSRGEARTRTATSLNFDTQGPLDKLMRLPWGFILLIVAMALTGLAMLYSSAYTNPSEAHLWKLQLVRFIVCFFMMIGLALLPLSWWMRLAFPAYAGTIVLLVLVELMGVTGGGAQRWLQIGPVAVQPSEFAKLAVTMALARYYQMVLQPQTGRILVHLGALAITLLPAALIFKQPDFGTTLALVASGGVVIFLAGLSVRVIATAIIGGVASVWPVYQFVLAPYQRERVDTFLAQLFGGSTNALGESYQIEQGKIAIGAGGFNGRGWLQGIQSQQDYVPEQHTDFILTVIAEEFGFLGSTALLVCFAVILGWSLYSAARSVSWFGRLASAGAVATVAFYIVFNVGMVLGLLPVVGMPLPLISYGGTAMLTTMACFGLIIAAHMHRDEKLTARGLF; this is translated from the coding sequence ATGAGCCGCGAGGGCTTTACCGGATTCTCGCGCGGCGAGGCGCGTACCCGCACGGCGACGTCGCTGAATTTCGACACGCAGGGGCCGCTGGACAAGCTGATGCGCCTGCCCTGGGGATTCATCCTGCTGATCGTGGCCATGGCCCTGACCGGGCTCGCCATGCTGTATTCTTCCGCCTACACAAATCCTTCCGAGGCCCATCTCTGGAAGCTCCAGCTGGTCCGGTTCATCGTGTGTTTCTTCATGATGATCGGTCTGGCCCTGTTGCCTCTGTCCTGGTGGATGCGACTGGCATTCCCGGCCTATGCGGGCACGATCGTGCTTCTGGTTCTGGTCGAATTGATGGGCGTCACCGGCGGCGGCGCGCAACGCTGGTTGCAGATCGGGCCAGTGGCCGTCCAGCCGTCCGAATTTGCCAAGCTGGCGGTGACCATGGCACTGGCTCGCTATTACCAGATGGTCCTGCAACCCCAGACCGGGCGCATCCTGGTGCATCTCGGCGCTCTGGCGATCACCCTGTTGCCCGCAGCGCTGATCTTCAAGCAGCCGGATTTCGGCACGACGCTGGCCCTGGTCGCGTCCGGCGGCGTGGTCATCTTCCTGGCCGGCCTGTCCGTGCGCGTGATCGCGACGGCCATCATTGGCGGCGTGGCATCGGTCTGGCCAGTGTACCAATTCGTGCTCGCTCCGTACCAGAGAGAGCGGGTCGATACCTTCCTGGCCCAGCTGTTCGGCGGGTCCACAAACGCGCTGGGCGAGAGCTACCAGATCGAACAGGGCAAGATCGCCATCGGCGCCGGCGGCTTCAACGGGCGCGGCTGGCTGCAGGGCATCCAGTCCCAGCAGGATTATGTGCCCGAACAACATACCGACTTCATCCTCACCGTGATCGCCGAGGAGTTCGGCTTCCTCGGCTCGACGGCGCTGCTTGTCTGCTTTGCCGTCATTCTCGGCTGGTCGCTCTACAGCGCGGCGCGTTCGGTCAGCTGGTTCGGCCGGCTCGCCTCTGCCGGGGCAGTGGCGACGGTCGCCTTCTACATTGTGTTCAATGTGGGCATGGTGCTCGGCCTGTTGCCGGTTGTCGGAATGCCCTTGCCATTGATCTCTTATGGCGGCACAGCCATGCTGACGACGATGGCGTGTTTCGGCCTGATCATTGCGGCGCACATGCACCGTGATGAGAAACTGACCGCCCGAGGGCTGTTTTAG